The DNA window TGAGTTCCGACCATCTGCAAACAAGGGTTCAGTAATGGTCATGGAGTTTGCTTACAAAGGGTGAAGAAAGGTCATTACgttttaaatggcttttgtGGGAAAGCTGGGCCACATTTCATTCACAAAACTACTGACATCACTGCCGATTTTTACCTGACAAAAACCTTCCAGACACTTTTATTTGACTGATGGTAAATGTGCAGTTCTcaagtatgtttttttgttttgttttgttttgtttttgtttttgtttttgtttttttttcctatcctaGGATTTTGCATAGTAGACCCCCACACCTTTGAtgttttcaaagacttttttgtGTCCTTGAGATTACCATACTCAGTTAAACGACATGAACagcttgaaataaaagcagtggtTTACAACTATCTGCCTGATGATCTACAGGTAATATTACCAGTAACTGGTGtgatatagatagat is part of the Oxyura jamaicensis isolate SHBP4307 breed ruddy duck chromosome 1 unlocalized genomic scaffold, BPBGC_Ojam_1.0 oxy1_random_OJ71553, whole genome shotgun sequence genome and encodes:
- the LOC118156831 gene encoding complement C3-like, translated to MSLNLRSYFPESWWWNFKELKNPGNHSVNNIAPDSITTWEVQAISISPQKGFCIVDPHTFDVFKDFFVSLRLPYSVKRHEQLEIKAVVYNYLPDDLQVILPVTGVI